In Polynucleobacter sp. MWH-S4W17, a genomic segment contains:
- the bamC gene encoding outer membrane protein assembly factor BamC, translated as MMNLLSLYRRYFSILALIVIASAALTACKSVTSNDTVDYKSAGAVRGPNLSYPPDLITAQADRRYIVQDGAATMSEYNAAVKKSTQLRSNVMTGIPGMRIARDGERRWLVVEKPAPELYPQVKDFWQENGFLLVVDSPSTGIMETDWAENRAKIAQDWIRSTIGGAIDSIYDTGERDKYKTRLEVSKPGETEIYITQRGAIEKCTTDTTGACLSTIWTARPNDPELEAAFLARLMERLGMTQEQAKAMVAVPLGPKTPKAKFVQEGTNQAYIELSAGFDRSWRDVGLALDRSNFTVEDRNRSSGVYYVRYVNPKDLGDTKGFFSNLFSSKDESGMKAKKYQVLVKSTGENSANVYVQGADGKPENTPAGYQLLTLLTEQLTK; from the coding sequence ATGATGAATTTGCTCTCACTATACCGTCGATATTTTTCGATTCTGGCTTTAATCGTTATCGCTTCTGCCGCGTTGACTGCCTGTAAATCAGTTACTAGTAACGATACCGTTGACTATAAGAGTGCAGGGGCTGTGCGCGGCCCTAATTTGTCATACCCTCCTGACTTGATCACGGCACAGGCTGATCGACGCTACATCGTTCAGGATGGCGCAGCGACGATGTCCGAATACAATGCCGCAGTGAAGAAATCAACGCAGTTGCGCAGCAACGTCATGACAGGTATTCCTGGTATGCGAATTGCGCGTGATGGTGAGCGTCGTTGGTTGGTTGTTGAAAAACCAGCCCCTGAGCTCTACCCACAAGTAAAAGATTTTTGGCAAGAAAATGGTTTCTTGTTAGTGGTAGATTCTCCATCAACCGGCATTATGGAAACCGACTGGGCAGAAAATCGGGCGAAGATTGCGCAAGATTGGATTCGCTCAACGATTGGTGGTGCAATCGACTCTATTTATGACACTGGTGAACGCGATAAATACAAAACTCGTCTTGAGGTATCCAAGCCAGGCGAGACAGAAATCTACATTACTCAACGCGGTGCGATTGAGAAATGTACAACCGACACAACAGGCGCTTGTTTATCTACCATTTGGACCGCTCGTCCAAATGATCCTGAGTTAGAGGCCGCATTCCTGGCTCGTTTGATGGAGCGCTTAGGCATGACGCAAGAGCAGGCTAAAGCAATGGTTGCAGTGCCTCTTGGCCCTAAAACGCCTAAAGCGAAGTTTGTTCAGGAGGGCACTAACCAAGCCTATATCGAGCTCAGTGCTGGCTTTGATCGCTCTTGGCGTGATGTTGGATTGGCTCTGGATCGCTCTAACTTCACGGTTGAGGATCGGAATCGCTCAAGTGGTGTTTACTATGTTCGTTACGTGAATCCTAAAGACTTGGGCGATACCAAGGGCTTCTTCTCCAACCTCTTTAGCAGTAAAGATGAGTCTGGTATGAAGGCCAAAAAATATCAGGTGCTAGTGAAGAGTACTGGTGAGAATTCTGCGAATGTCTATGTACAGGGCGCGGATGGCAAACCAGAAAATACGCCCGCTGGTTATCAGTTGCTGACTTTATTAACGGAGCAACTAACAAAGTAG